GTACAAAACAATTCCGGTGACTGCCCAACTGATCGATCTGAGAGATGTCGTAATGAGCGACGGCAAGGCTGTTCTAGGGCCATCAGATAACCTCAACGTCCTGGCAGACCGGACTGCCGACCAGCTACAGAAACTGCCGCAAGGCACCCTGCGCTTCATGAATCCTCATCGCTACAAGATCTCTATCAGCAAAGGGCTGCTGGATCTCAGGCAGCAACTGGTGAAAGCAATCCAGGAAGGATCTACGCATGGATAAACATTCGGCCCTGTTAATCGTTGATGTCCAGAACGATTTCTGCCCGGGTGGCGCCCTGGCTGTTGCTCAAGGCGACCAGATCATCCCGGCCGTCAACCGGGCAATCACCTCTTTCAGCAGCCAGGGCCTGCCGATCATCGCCAGCCGGGACTGGCACCCGGAAAAAACCTCCCACTTTCGCGACTACGGCGGAATCTGGCCCCCGCACTGCATTCAGGCAACTGCTGGCGCGGCATTCCATCCGGCATTGAAACTCCCGCCAAATGCGCTAATCCTCTCCAAAGGGACCGAGGCAGATCATGATGATTATTCGGCCTTCCATGCCCGCGATGACCAGGGGCGCATGCTCGCAGAGATCCTGGCCGATCTCGGGGTCAATGCGCTTTATGTCTGCGGCCTCGCCACAGACTATTGCGTGAAGGAGACCGTCCGCGAGGCACAGCGATACCGGGTTGCAGTCACGGTGCTCACCGATGCAATCAAAGGGGTGGACCTGAAGCCCGGAGACTCAGAAAAAGCGGTGCACGAGATGATGGCATCAGGGGCAAAACTGGCCACTGCTGCCGATCTTCCAGAATAACTCTTTGACTTCCCCTTTATTCTTCGCTACATTGGCCCAATCTATTCCAGTACATGCAGAAATCGAGAGGGAATGCCATGTTCGTTAAGACCAACAATCTCAAGATCAAAAGCATCACACCGATAATCGCGCCGGCTGACCTCAGGCAGGTATTCCCTCTATCAGAAGAGTCGAGCGAATTCGTATCATCGAGCAGGGCAACCATCAAGAACATCCTGCTGGGGAAAGACCCCCGCCTGATGGTGGTTGTCGGGCCATGCTCGATCCACGACCCTCAAGGGGCCCATGAATATGCCCATCGCTTGGCAAAGCTGGCGGCTGAGGTTTCAGATCAGCTTTTCCTGATTATGCGGGTCTATTTCGAGAAACCGCGGACAACGGTTGGCTGGAAAGGTCTGATCAACGATCCCGACATGAACGAGACCCATCAGATCTCAAAGGGTCTGGGCGTGGCCCGGAGCCTGCTGTGCAAGGTTACAGCCCACAAACTGCCGATTGCCACCGAGATGCTCGACCCGATCACCCCGGAATACCTTGCCGATCATCTCTCCTGGGGCGCCATCGGCGCAAGGACCACGGAATCCCAGACCCACCGGGAACTGGCCAGCGGCCTGTCGTTTCCAATCGGTTTTAAAAACGGCACTGACGGTAATATGCAGATTGCCATAGATGCCATGATTGCGGCGCAGCACGGGCATCACTTTCTCGGCATCAATCGCGAGGGACTGACCTCGATCGTTCAAACTACCGGTAATCCCGATGTGCACATGGTTCTGCGCGGTGGCAAAAAACCTAACTATCACCCCGAGGATATCGCCAAGACCGAGGAGATGCTGACCAAGGCCGGGCTGTTTCCCACAATCATGGTCGATTGCAGCCACGGCAACTCCGAGAAAAACCACGAGAAGCAACCACAGGTGCTGGCGGAAGTCATCAACCAGATCGAGGCAGGCAACCGCTCAATCTCGGGAGTCATGATCGAGAGCTACCTTGAAGATGGCAACCAGCCCATGCCCAAGAGCCCCAGTGAGATGAAATATGGGGTTTCCATAACCGATAAGTGCATTGGCTGGGCAACCACCGAAAAAGTGCTGCGTGAAGCCCATGCAAGACTCAAGAAGTGTGGTGGCAGAAAAATCTGATTAAGCTGCAGGAACGAAAAAAAAGAAGGCCCGCTGGTACAACAGCGGGCCTTCTTTCGTCAGAGATCAATTCGCTCTTCGCAGGAGCTCTGCCAGCGAAAACGGCATGACGTTGATGTCGTAGATCCGGTTTGCCCCCAACCAGACCACATCCAGGATTATGGCGGTCTGACCCGGCTGTTGGACATATTTAAGCGGGTCTACAATCCAGGTAATGGTCGGGTTCCCGTAGAAAGCCCGTAGCGACTGCTGCATGTAGGCCCGGCCCGTCGGACCGTTGACCGCAAAGAACCAGGTATTCTGAGGAAACTGAGGAATTTTTTGCTTAATTGCCGTCAGAAATACTTTAACCGGCTCACCATCGCTAGCCCAGGCCTTGCCCCGGCTAT
This window of the Geoanaerobacter pelophilus genome carries:
- the pncA gene encoding bifunctional nicotinamidase/pyrazinamidase; this encodes MDKHSALLIVDVQNDFCPGGALAVAQGDQIIPAVNRAITSFSSQGLPIIASRDWHPEKTSHFRDYGGIWPPHCIQATAGAAFHPALKLPPNALILSKGTEADHDDYSAFHARDDQGRMLAEILADLGVNALYVCGLATDYCVKETVREAQRYRVAVTVLTDAIKGVDLKPGDSEKAVHEMMASGAKLATAADLPE
- a CDS encoding 3-deoxy-7-phosphoheptulonate synthase; protein product: MFVKTNNLKIKSITPIIAPADLRQVFPLSEESSEFVSSSRATIKNILLGKDPRLMVVVGPCSIHDPQGAHEYAHRLAKLAAEVSDQLFLIMRVYFEKPRTTVGWKGLINDPDMNETHQISKGLGVARSLLCKVTAHKLPIATEMLDPITPEYLADHLSWGAIGARTTESQTHRELASGLSFPIGFKNGTDGNMQIAIDAMIAAQHGHHFLGINREGLTSIVQTTGNPDVHMVLRGGKKPNYHPEDIAKTEEMLTKAGLFPTIMVDCSHGNSEKNHEKQPQVLAEVINQIEAGNRSISGVMIESYLEDGNQPMPKSPSEMKYGVSITDKCIGWATTEKVLREAHARLKKCGGRKI